In Oncorhynchus gorbuscha isolate QuinsamMale2020 ecotype Even-year linkage group LG08, OgorEven_v1.0, whole genome shotgun sequence, one genomic interval encodes:
- the LOC124040752 gene encoding G-protein coupled receptor 26-like, with product MHIADMAVSVFVVVIIAVSFLSNVVVLICFLYNQEIRKQVPGLFILNLTVCNLLLTVSNMPLTLVGLINKGNTGGSGFCQTVGFLDTFLTTNSMLSMGALSIDRWVAVVFPLSYHSRIRHRDAVIGLGYTWMHSLSFSTVATCSSWVGYHHLYASCTLCNARASVSRTQFIIYTLVLHSLTFLLTLIVLCVTYLKVLKVARFHCKRIDVITMQTLLLLVDIHPSVRQRCLDEQRQRRQRATKKIITFIGTFVVCFAPYVITRIFELFTLGQINPHWGVLSKCLAYSKAACDPFVYSLLRNQYRKTCSDLTNKILKRSSFNSSARMVENGRVNDTNNFKPTH from the exons ATGCACATTGCGGACAtggctgtctctgtgtttgtagtaGTGATCATCGCCGTCTCGTTTCTGTCCAACGTGGTGGTACTGATCTGCTTTTTGTACAACCAGGAGATTCGAAAGCAGGTGCCCGGGTTGTTTATCCTCAACCTAACCGTCTGCAACCTGTTGCTTACCGTGTCCAATATGCCTCTAACTCTGGTCGGACTTATCAACAAAGGAAACACTGGAGGCAGCGGGTTCTGTCAAACTGTGGGTTTCCTGGACACTTTTCTCACCACCAACTCAATGCTCAGTATGGGGGCTTTGAGCATCGATCGATGGGTGGCAGTAGTTTTTCCGCTGAGCTACCACTCCAGAATACGACACCGGGACGCAGTGATAGGGCTTGGATACACGTGGATGCACTCGCTCTCGTTCTCCACGGTGGCCACTTGCTCTTCCTGGGTTGGGTACCATCACCTTTACGCATCATGTACGCTCTGCAATGCGAGAGCAAGCGTCTCCCGGACGCAGTTCATCATCTACACTTTGGTGTTACACTCTCTCACGTTTCTCTTGACCTTAATCGTGTTGTGTGTAACGTACCTGAAAGTTCTGAAAGTTGCGCGGTTTCACTGTAAACGCATCGACGTGATCACTATGCAGACCTTATTGCTGCTTGTGGATATTCACCCGAG TGTGCGCCAGCGGTGCCTGGATGAGCAGAGACAGCGGAGGCAGAGAGCCACCAAGAAGATCATCACATTCATTGGAACGTTTGTGGTGTGCTTCGCCCCTTACGTCATCACGAG AATCTTCGAGCTCTTCACGCTAGGACAGATAAACCCTCACTGGGGTGTCTTGTCTAAGTGTTTGGCCTACAGCAAGGCAGCCTGCGACCCCTTTGTCTACTCACTGCTCCGGAACCAGTACAGGAAGACATGCAGCGACCTGACCAACAAGATCCTGAAGAGAAGTTCCTTTAACTCCTCCGCCCGCATGGTGGAGAACGGAAGGGTCAACGACACCAACAACTTCAAACCCACCCATTGA